In Metopolophium dirhodum isolate CAU chromosome 7, ASM1992520v1, whole genome shotgun sequence, one genomic interval encodes:
- the LOC132949044 gene encoding electron transfer flavoprotein subunit alpha, mitochondrial translates to MILNNILRYSKNVGSKVNGHRLQSTLIIAEHDNEKLAAVTRNALTAAKKLGGEVSVLVAGTKIGSVVEEVTKVSGVTKVLKAEGEEFKGFLPEVLAPLVLATQKRINATHVLAGSSAQSKSLLPRVAALLDVSPVTDVIDIKSPDTFVRTIYAGNAILTLKSLDAVKVLTVRSTSFEAAADGGSGSIEDAVPAGSYEKGSGSEWISQELTKNDRPDLASAKIVVSGGRGVKSAENFKMIYDLADKMGAGVGASRAAVDAGFVPNDMQIGQTGKIVAPELYLAIGISGAIQHLAGMKDSKTIAAINKDPDAPIFQVADFGLVADLFKAVPEMIEKIK, encoded by the exons atgattttgaacAACATCTTAAGATACTCAAAGAATGTCGGCTCTAAg GTCAATGGACATAGGTTACAAAGCACATTAATAATTGCCGAACATGACAATGAGAAACTTGCAGCCGTAACACGTAATGCTTTAACAGCTGCAAAGAAACTTGGTGGAGAAGTATCTGTACTTGTAGCTGGTACCAAAATCGGATCG GTTGTAGAAGAAGTTACCAAAGTATCTGGTGTGACCAAAGTACTTAAAGCGGAGGGCGAAGAATTCAAAGGATTTCTGCCAGAAGTTCTTGCTCCATTGGTATTGGCTACACAAAAAAGAATTAATGCTACCCATGTATTGGCTGGCTCCAGTGCCCAAAGCAAATCACTTTTACCTAGAGTGGCTGCATTATTAGATGTATCTCCAGTTACTGATGTTATTGACATCAAATCTCCTGATACATTCGTGCGAACCATTTATGCAG gAAACGCTATATTGACCTTGAAGTCACTAGATGCAGTCAAAGTACTCACTGTACGAAGTACTAGTTTTGAAGCTGCTGCTGATGGAGGTTCTGGTTCTATTGAAGATGCAGTGCCTGCAGGTAGTTATGAAAAAGGATCAGGTTCAGAATGGATTAGTCAAGAACTGACCAAAAATGATCGACCCGATTTGGCTTCTGCGAAAATAGTTGTGTCTggag GACGAGGTGTCAAGTCtgctgaaaattttaaaatgatctaTGATCTTGCTGATAAAATGGGGGCAGGTGTTGGAGCTTCACGAGCAGCCGTAGATGCCGGTTTTGTTCCAAATGACATGCAAATTGGACAAACGGGAAAAATTGTTGCCCCG GAATTATATTTGGCTATTGGCATTTCTGGTGCTATTCAACATTTAGCTGGCATGAAGGACTCTAAAACTATTGCTGCCATAAACAAAGATCCCGATGCACCAATTTTCCAAGTAGCAGATTTTGGACTAGTTGCTGATTTGTTCAAGGCTGTTCCCGaaatgattgaaaaaataaaataa